The genomic window CTCCTATATCAGAGCCAATAAGATTTTGCCCTCCATCTCCTCGCGTGCAAGAAAGATAAGCGGTTCTATACATTTTTTCATTTGCAAAGTATGCAATAAGCTGTGTATTTTCATCATCGGGATGGGCTGCTATATATAAAACAGAAGCCGCAACGGGTAATTTTTTTAACATCAGACGAATATCTGCTTCGTTATAATGCTTTGGTTTTTGTGAGTAGCTTTCTTGATTTGTTATCCCCCATAAAAATACAAGAGATATGCAAAAAAATATTGTGTTCTTTTGATTCATTTTTTAATTATTTGTTTTGAAAAATTAATGTAATAATTTATACTTCTGTGCAAGTAAAAAAATATTTTATATTTTTCACTAAATTACTTTTTTTAATATATTAATACAAACAAAATATCAAAACTATGCAAAAAAAACTTCAATAGATAAAAAATGTAGAATATCCTATGTTTATTTTTCTATTAAAAAATACAAGGATTAAAAGGAAATTATTTACTATTGAAAAACAATAGTGGATTACGTCCATAAAAATTATTTTTTTTATTTATAATTTACTTACACAATTTATACTTTACTCATAAACAATGATATATTTATTACCATCTATTACAGTTGTGGGCGGAAATGCAGTCCGTCTTAAAAAAGGAGATTATTCAATAGATACTACGCATACAGAATCCCCATTAGATGCGGCGAGACGGTTTGAGGATATTGGGATAACCTATTTACATTTGGTTGATTTGGACGGATCCAAAGAAGGAAAACCTATCAATATGCATATTTTGAAAGCTGTAAAAGGGCATACTTCTTTAAAAGTAAATTATTCCGGAGGGATGCATAAAGAAGCCGATATTCTAAAAGCATTTGAACTTGGGGCGGAAAGCGTAACCTGTGCCACCATTGCGGTTTATGACAAAGAACTTTTTCATAATTGGATGATGTCTCACGGAAGGAATAAAAT from Chitinophagaceae bacterium includes these protein-coding regions:
- a CDS encoding 1-(5-phosphoribosyl)-5-[(5-phosphoribosylamino)methylideneamino] imidazole-4-carboxamide isomerase, whose amino-acid sequence is MIYLLPSITVVGGNAVRLKKGDYSIDTTHTESPLDAARRFEDIGITYLHLVDLDGSKEGKPINMHILKAVKGHTSLKVNYSGGMHKEADILKAFELGAESVTCATIAVYDKELFHNWMMSHGRNKIVLAADTDNNFIKVGGWLKETKIHLFDHIQYYYDRGLKFLKTTDINRDGLFDGPNFVLYKSILEKFPDICLIASGGIRNIDDIKKLQDLGVYGIIFNRAYYEGKITLKELENFITHNKKRE